The following proteins come from a genomic window of Candidatus Omnitrophota bacterium:
- a CDS encoding bifunctional folylpolyglutamate synthase/dihydrofolate synthase, translating into MIYPEAIKYLESFINYEKIPYYSYKDSVKLERIKDFLSLIGNPQESLRVIHVAGSKGKGSTSAFIAQILKEAGFKTGLYTSPHLSDFRERIRVFSCQPSAISLQPKEFEGMIEKKDLTRLVKKLRPKIEQYNRILKYGPLSFFEAYTALAFVYFKEKKVDFAVLETGMGGRLDATNTTNAQVCVITPISYEHTDKLGKTLRQIAREKAGIIKSEIRNPKSESAKPIVICAPQEKEALDVIRKRCIDVGAKIYEIKKNKLTQFKTQLLGFHQQINANVAKEAVKALSYFGAKISDSKIRKGLAGTFWPGRCEVISQKPFIVLDGAQNKASAKALKEAIRANFRYNKLILVLGISQDKDIRGICAQLRTLAGTVILTKSSNPRATEPKVLARYFPKKDTRQTSGVKEALCLAKEEAKEKDLILVTGSLFVVGEAREDILSY; encoded by the coding sequence ATGATTTACCCGGAAGCAATCAAATATTTGGAATCGTTCATTAATTACGAGAAAATCCCGTATTATTCTTACAAGGATTCTGTAAAGTTAGAGCGCATCAAAGATTTTCTTTCCCTTATTGGAAATCCCCAAGAAAGCTTGCGCGTAATCCATGTTGCCGGCAGTAAGGGCAAGGGTTCTACAAGCGCTTTTATCGCCCAGATATTAAAAGAAGCGGGATTTAAAACCGGATTATACACTTCTCCGCACCTGTCAGACTTCAGGGAAAGAATTCGTGTCTTCAGCTGTCAGCCTTCAGCTATCAGCCTTCAGCCAAAAGAATTTGAAGGCATGATTGAGAAAAAAGATTTAACGCGCTTAGTTAAAAAACTAAGGCCTAAAATAGAACAATACAATAGGATTTTAAAATATGGCCCATTATCATTCTTTGAGGCCTACACAGCGCTAGCTTTTGTTTATTTTAAAGAAAAAAAAGTAGATTTCGCGGTTTTAGAGACTGGCATGGGCGGAAGGTTAGACGCAACAAATACTACTAATGCCCAAGTTTGTGTGATTACCCCTATTAGCTATGAGCATACGGACAAATTAGGTAAAACTCTAAGGCAAATAGCAAGAGAAAAGGCCGGAATAATCAAATCCGAAATCCGAAATCCGAAATCCGAAAGTGCAAAACCAATTGTGATTTGCGCGCCGCAGGAAAAAGAGGCGTTAGATGTTATTAGAAAAAGATGTATAGATGTTGGCGCAAAGATTTACGAAATAAAGAAAAATAAATTAACGCAGTTTAAAACTCAACTTTTAGGGTTTCATCAGCAGATAAACGCGAATGTTGCAAAAGAAGCGGTTAAGGCCTTGTCTTATTTTGGAGCAAAAATAAGCGATAGTAAAATTCGAAAAGGCCTCGCAGGCACTTTTTGGCCGGGAAGATGCGAGGTGATTTCTCAAAAGCCATTTATTGTTTTAGACGGTGCGCAGAATAAAGCTTCGGCAAAAGCATTAAAAGAAGCTATCAGGGCTAATTTCCGCTATAATAAGTTAATCTTGGTTTTAGGGATTTCACAGGATAAGGATATAAGGGGGATTTGCGCGCAATTGCGCACTTTAGCGGGTACAGTTATTTTAACTAAATCCAGTAATCCGCGCGCCACAGAACCAAAAGTCTTAGCGCGATATTTTCCTAAGAAAGATACGCGGCAAACTTCCGGCGTAAAAGAAGCCTTGTGTTTAGCTAAAGAAGAGGCGAAGGAAAAAGATTTAATATTGGTGACTGGGTCGCTGTTTGTGGTCGGAGAAGCCAGGGAAGATATATTAAGTTATTAA
- the folE gene encoding GTP cyclohydrolase I FolE has product MDKKKIEKAVRDILVAIGENPKKKDLLETPKRVAEMYEEIFSGVGQDPQKYLEVLLEQKHHEIVLLKGIPLYSVCEHHLLPFFGKAHVAYIPKQGRVTGLSKLARVVDMLARRPQVQERLTTQIAEIIMEKLKPQGCMVVIQAEHLCMSMRGVRKPGTLTVTSAVRGIFKENQKTRSETLALMRD; this is encoded by the coding sequence ATGGATAAAAAGAAGATTGAGAAAGCGGTCCGTGATATATTAGTGGCAATCGGGGAAAACCCTAAGAAAAAAGATCTTTTGGAAACGCCTAAGCGCGTAGCAGAGATGTATGAAGAAATATTTTCTGGGGTAGGGCAAGACCCGCAGAAGTATTTAGAGGTTCTTTTAGAGCAGAAGCACCACGAGATAGTTCTTTTAAAGGGAATTCCTTTATATAGTGTTTGTGAACATCATCTTTTGCCGTTTTTTGGCAAGGCGCACGTGGCCTATATCCCTAAACAAGGACGGGTTACAGGTTTAAGTAAATTAGCTAGAGTTGTGGATATGCTGGCTCGCCGTCCGCAAGTACAGGAGCGTTTGACTACGCAGATCGCGGAAATCATCATGGAGAAATTAAAACCCCAAGGCTGCATGGTAGTTATTCAGGCAGAGCATCTTTGTATGTCCATGCGAGGCGTAAGAAAGCCCGGGACTTTGACGGTAACTTCCGCGGTAAGGGGCATCTTTAAAGAAAATCAGAAAACCCGTTCGGAAACCTTAGCTTTGATGCGGGATTAA
- a CDS encoding DUF933 domain-containing protein produces MKIGIFGIDGFSQGKANIVDQRVKTLEQMFKSAKQVFIQADILTQEDKLKEADGIISLEESRLVLVMTDLEFVELRLSRGAEALEKELLLRAKDCLSKENMLSTLELTEEEKKISAAFPFLTNKPIFFCKPEDAQEKEKLLFNAYYGFGYISFFTAGDKDAHAWSIKKGANAYESAGCIHSDIQKGFIRAEVLSYDDLIKDGGLSQARQNNHIRLENKEYIVQDGDYIVFKCNK; encoded by the coding sequence ATGAAGATCGGTATTTTTGGTATTGATGGTTTTTCTCAAGGCAAAGCCAATATTGTTGACCAGAGAGTAAAAACTTTGGAGCAGATGTTTAAGTCGGCAAAACAAGTTTTTATACAGGCGGATATTTTAACTCAGGAAGATAAACTTAAAGAGGCAGATGGTATAATCTCCCTTGAAGAGTCACGCTTGGTTTTAGTGATGACAGACTTGGAATTTGTGGAATTAAGGCTTTCACGCGGAGCCGAAGCATTAGAAAAGGAATTACTTTTGCGCGCCAAAGACTGCCTTTCCAAAGAAAATATGCTTTCAACTTTGGAATTAACTGAAGAAGAGAAAAAGATTTCCGCAGCCTTTCCGTTTTTGACTAATAAACCCATATTTTTCTGTAAGCCAGAGGATGCGCAAGAAAAAGAAAAACTTTTATTTAACGCCTACTACGGGTTTGGATATATTTCCTTTTTTACCGCCGGAGATAAAGACGCGCACGCCTGGTCAATAAAAAAAGGCGCCAATGCCTACGAATCAGCCGGATGTATTCATTCGGATATCCAGAAAGGTTTTATCCGCGCCGAGGTCTTAAGCTACGATGACCTCATAAAAGATGGCGGGCTTTCTCAGGCCAGGCAAAATAATCATATCCGCCTTGAGAACAAAGAATATATTGTTCAGGACGGTGACTATATAGTGTTTAAGTGTAATAAATAA
- a CDS encoding tetratricopeptide repeat protein: protein MPANKITFLAVLIIIFSAACVYLNSLSGDFVWDDCLLIRDNDSINSWNIKSIFFADRNTLSPGMYVSYRPLESLSYLFSYKLWQLNPGGYHFVSLVLHILVGVFIFLFVGLVFSDYLLSFLAALFFVVHPAHTESVSYISARAEPLAFLFILLSFIFYLSCRKRNSAFVYAGIFILSSLAFLSKESALILPVLVILWHLVFKESIKPIKILLMFLAGAIFIFIRQKATGSFLPSGTSLAVVLERIPGFFSAFSGYIRILFFPKDLHMEYGIAHFSILSYEALLGLAEFIFLIFIMYKYRWNKIIFFCLGWFMCALIPVANIIPFNATYYMAEHWLYVPSLGFFILLAYCICRLKTNYRILALSAALIVFCVSAYLTFKQNTYWKDEIFFYNTTLKYNPQSARVWYNLGNSYSSRDDYKNAVQAYQQAIRLKPDYTQACYNLALVYYWQKEFSLAKKYFLEAKKLGHLGRIDSLLQGYKAK from the coding sequence ATGCCGGCAAATAAGATAACTTTTCTGGCTGTGCTTATTATTATTTTCTCCGCGGCGTGTGTTTATCTTAATTCACTCTCCGGAGATTTTGTTTGGGACGATTGTCTTCTCATCCGCGATAACGATTCTATTAACAGCTGGAACATAAAATCAATTTTTTTCGCCGACAGGAATACGTTAAGCCCCGGCATGTATGTCAGTTACCGTCCGCTAGAATCCCTAAGCTATTTATTTTCCTATAAACTATGGCAGCTTAATCCAGGAGGTTACCATTTTGTAAGCTTGGTTTTGCATATTTTGGTCGGGGTTTTTATTTTTTTGTTCGTAGGCTTAGTTTTTTCAGACTACCTGCTTTCTTTTCTGGCGGCCCTATTCTTTGTTGTTCATCCGGCGCATACTGAATCGGTTTCATACATAAGCGCCCGCGCAGAACCTTTGGCCTTTTTGTTTATCCTTTTGAGCTTTATATTCTATCTTTCCTGCCGCAAGCGCAATTCAGCTTTTGTTTATGCGGGGATATTTATTTTATCTTCGCTGGCTTTTTTATCCAAGGAAAGCGCTCTTATCCTGCCGGTATTAGTTATTTTATGGCACCTGGTTTTCAAAGAGTCAATTAAGCCTATTAAGATATTGCTTATGTTTCTAGCTGGCGCCATATTTATCTTTATCAGACAAAAAGCAACAGGCAGCTTTTTACCATCGGGCACAAGCCTTGCAGTTGTTCTTGAGAGGATCCCGGGATTCTTTTCTGCCTTCTCAGGGTATATAAGGATTTTATTCTTTCCCAAAGATCTGCATATGGAATATGGAATAGCGCATTTTAGCATATTAAGCTATGAGGCGCTTTTGGGTCTGGCAGAATTTATCTTTCTGATTTTTATTATGTACAAATACCGTTGGAATAAGATAATATTTTTCTGCTTGGGATGGTTTATGTGTGCGCTTATTCCGGTGGCGAATATCATTCCTTTTAATGCAACTTATTACATGGCCGAACACTGGCTGTATGTGCCGTCCTTAGGATTTTTTATTTTGCTGGCCTACTGTATATGCCGGCTTAAAACAAATTATAGAATTTTGGCTTTGAGCGCGGCATTAATCGTTTTTTGTGTTAGCGCGTATTTGACGTTTAAGCAAAATACTTACTGGAAAGATGAAATATTTTTTTACAACACCACCCTAAAATATAACCCGCAAAGCGCGCGGGTCTGGTATAATTTAGGCAATAGTTATTCGTCCAGGGATGATTATAAAAATGCTGTTCAGGCGTATCAGCAGGCAATACGCCTGAAGCCAGATTATACGCAAGCCTGCTATAACCTGGCGTTGGTTTACTATTGGCAGAAGGAATTTTCTTTAGCCAAAAAATATTTTCTGGAGGCTAAAAAACTAGGGCATTTAGGAAGAATAGATTCTTTGTTGCAAGGGTATAAGGCAAAATGA
- a CDS encoding serine protease — protein sequence MKKLIACLFLTFVFCGIGFCGSVIQIIQDSMPAMVILESYNVQIVQGQDTYVKDGPMLAVVKPVGISQYTRKGGGVIVDPSGLIVANSHTTQQAGRVKVVLADNTEYQAEILVFSPDDDLAILRIKPDAPLKYITLADINKIKLGDPVYNVGRSDILKDSISEGKIIGIGTKTDPADKSVSTQMLKIDFNVYQGDSGGPVLNKDGELLGLILGGSVTSGRLALAVPSNKIKKYLDDALSR from the coding sequence ATGAAAAAATTAATCGCCTGTTTATTTCTAACATTTGTTTTCTGCGGTATAGGTTTTTGCGGTTCTGTCATCCAGATTATTCAGGACTCCATGCCTGCGATGGTGATTTTGGAGTCTTATAATGTGCAGATTGTTCAGGGCCAGGACACTTATGTTAAGGATGGCCCCATGCTTGCGGTAGTCAAGCCAGTAGGTATTTCACAATATACAAGAAAAGGGGGAGGGGTGATAGTTGATCCTTCGGGGCTTATTGTGGCTAACAGCCATACCACCCAGCAGGCAGGACGCGTAAAGGTTGTTTTGGCGGATAACACCGAATATCAGGCAGAGATTTTGGTTTTCTCTCCAGATGATGATTTGGCAATCTTACGCATTAAGCCGGATGCGCCGTTAAAGTATATAACTCTTGCAGACATAAACAAGATTAAGTTAGGGGATCCGGTTTACAATGTGGGCAGATCTGATATTTTAAAGGATTCCATAAGCGAAGGCAAGATTATCGGCATCGGGACAAAGACTGACCCGGCAGATAAAAGCGTCTCCACCCAGATGCTAAAAATAGATTTTAATGTTTATCAGGGCGACAGCGGCGGCCCGGTGCTTAATAAGGACGGAGAGCTTCTGGGCCTTATTTTGGGCGGGTCAGTTACTTCCGGCAGATTAGCCTTGGCAGTTCCCTCTAACAAAATCAAAAAGTATCTCGATGATGCGCTTTCCAGGTGA
- the mnmE gene encoding tRNA uridine-5-carboxymethylaminomethyl(34) synthesis GTPase MnmE yields MINMQSLNLNDTIAAIATPCGEGGIGIVRISGKDALLVADKVFSAKSNKKPSTFKSHMVHYGWIMEAKSEKRKAQNEKIIDEVLLTVMRAPRTYTKEDIVEINCHGGMVALKSVLDLVLSCGARLAAPGEFTKRAFLNGRIDLAQAESVLDIIHAKSQEALRVSLRQLKGGLSERINKIRQGLLESLALLEANIEFPDEEIGNIDKDALLGKLNDALDKLNSLIQTSFYGKMMRDGIHVVICGKPNAGKSSLLNAILKEERSIVTPIAGTTRDTVEEFISLKGVPVCLVDTAGLKDASGLIEKEAMSRSRKKIKHADVVLVVFDSSTKLNKDDKKILRQANSDITVAVLNKIDLKKRIEEDVIRRSLPRIVEVSAKKERNIQALEEAIVGLACKRQGSCQDGFFVSNTRHIQALKEAHKLVASAVSSMDNNLLPVELVAQELKDALSGLDEVLGKDSNKDILDKIFSQFCIGK; encoded by the coding sequence ATGATCAATATGCAGAGTTTAAATTTAAATGATACTATCGCAGCGATTGCTACACCTTGCGGAGAAGGCGGGATTGGGATTGTGCGCATAAGTGGTAAAGACGCCTTGCTAGTTGCAGATAAAGTTTTCTCTGCCAAAAGCAATAAGAAGCCGTCTACTTTTAAGAGTCATATGGTTCATTATGGTTGGATCATGGAAGCGAAAAGCGAAAAGCGAAAAGCGCAAAACGAAAAAATCATAGATGAGGTCCTGTTGACTGTCATGCGGGCTCCTCGCACTTATACCAAAGAAGATATTGTGGAAATAAACTGTCACGGCGGGATGGTGGCCTTAAAAAGTGTTTTAGATTTGGTTTTATCCTGCGGCGCGCGCCTTGCCGCTCCGGGTGAATTTACCAAGCGTGCCTTTTTAAACGGAAGAATTGATTTGGCCCAGGCAGAATCAGTGCTTGATATTATCCACGCCAAGAGCCAAGAAGCCCTCAGGGTAAGCTTAAGACAACTAAAGGGCGGCTTGTCAGAGAGAATAAATAAAATCCGCCAGGGGCTTTTGGAATCTTTAGCGTTATTAGAGGCAAATATTGAATTCCCCGATGAGGAAATCGGCAATATTGATAAAGATGCCTTGTTGGGCAAATTAAATGACGCGCTTGATAAATTAAATAGCCTTATTCAAACTTCTTTCTACGGGAAGATGATGCGCGATGGGATCCACGTTGTTATTTGCGGAAAGCCTAATGCCGGGAAGTCTTCTCTTTTAAATGCCATTCTTAAAGAAGAGCGCTCCATTGTTACTCCTATTGCCGGGACTACCCGGGATACAGTAGAAGAATTTATTTCCCTAAAAGGGGTGCCGGTGTGTTTAGTGGATACCGCCGGGCTTAAAGACGCATCCGGTTTGATTGAAAAAGAAGCCATGTCGCGTTCCCGAAAAAAGATAAAACACGCGGATGTAGTTTTGGTTGTTTTTGATTCTAGCACTAAACTGAACAAGGACGATAAAAAAATCCTGCGTCAGGCCAACTCCGATATTACAGTTGCGGTTTTAAACAAAATAGACTTGAAGAAAAGAATAGAAGAGGATGTAATCCGCAGGAGTTTGCCAAGAATAGTGGAAGTTTCCGCGAAAAAAGAAAGAAATATACAGGCTTTGGAAGAAGCAATTGTGGGGTTGGCCTGTAAAAGACAAGGCTCTTGCCAGGATGGATTTTTTGTTTCCAACACCCGGCACATTCAAGCCCTAAAAGAGGCACATAAACTTGTTGCTTCCGCAGTAAGTTCTATGGATAATAATTTATTGCCTGTGGAGTTAGTGGCTCAGGAATTAAAAGACGCATTATCTGGTTTGGATGAAGTTCTAGGAAAAGATTCAAATAAAGATATTTTAGATAAGATATTTTCGCAATTCTGCATTGGTAAATAA
- the purH gene encoding bifunctional phosphoribosylaminoimidazolecarboxamide formyltransferase/IMP cyclohydrolase — MLKIKRALISVSDKTGILDFAKVLQSFGVEILSTGGTAKIFRDNNIPVLEVSDYTGFPEMLDGRVKTLHPKIHGGLLAVRDNSAHMETVKKHNIGLIDMVVVNLYPFEKVIQKEGIPIEEAIENIDIGGPSMLRSAAKNHRSVAVISSPLRYAQVSEELKRSKGFLSEKTLQELGVEVFKVTSCYDSAINAYLGEHILNNHQTSNNQFPDKLSLSFSKLQDLRYGENPHQRGAFYRDQNACVGICGMKQLWGKELSFNNILDLNAAINIVQEFSNPGVVFIKHNNPCGVAENKNILKAYRDAWSCDKLSAFGGILAINRKIDLNLAKLIARSGFLECIVCPGFAQEAVELLTAKKNLRLLEFSGLLDKIAQVDFKRVSGGLLVQDGDGKLFNPEELKTVTSLKPSKSQMQSLLFAWKVAKHVKSNAIVLVKGAKTVGIGAGQMSRVDSVFISTKKSGKLAIGSVMASDAFFPKEDAIQLAAKFKIRAIIQPGGSIADEAIIKMADKHKIAMVFTGTRHFKH, encoded by the coding sequence ATGCTAAAAATTAAACGCGCATTGATCAGTGTTTCTGATAAAACAGGAATTCTCGACTTTGCCAAAGTCCTGCAAAGTTTTGGAGTAGAAATTCTTTCTACCGGAGGCACGGCAAAAATTTTTAGAGACAATAATATTCCTGTGCTTGAAGTTTCAGATTACACCGGTTTTCCGGAAATGCTCGATGGCAGGGTTAAGACTCTCCACCCTAAGATCCACGGTGGGCTTTTGGCGGTGCGTGATAATAGCGCGCATATGGAAACTGTGAAAAAGCACAATATCGGTTTGATTGATATGGTGGTAGTTAATCTTTATCCTTTTGAGAAAGTAATTCAAAAAGAAGGTATTCCAATAGAAGAGGCAATTGAGAATATTGATATCGGTGGGCCCAGTATGCTTCGCTCGGCAGCCAAGAACCACAGGTCAGTGGCGGTTATTTCTTCACCTTTACGCTACGCGCAGGTTTCCGAGGAGCTTAAGCGCAGCAAAGGCTTTTTATCAGAAAAGACGCTTCAGGAATTGGGCGTAGAAGTTTTTAAGGTTACATCTTGTTACGATTCAGCTATCAATGCATATTTGGGGGAACACATTTTAAATAATCACCAAACATCAAATAACCAATTTCCGGATAAATTAAGTTTGTCATTTTCTAAGCTGCAGGATTTACGTTACGGAGAAAACCCGCATCAAAGGGGAGCGTTTTACCGCGATCAAAATGCCTGCGTTGGTATTTGCGGGATGAAACAGCTTTGGGGAAAAGAATTGTCATTTAATAATATTTTGGACCTTAATGCCGCGATAAATATTGTCCAGGAATTTTCCAATCCGGGAGTAGTTTTTATCAAGCACAATAATCCTTGCGGGGTAGCGGAAAATAAAAATATCCTGAAAGCTTACCGTGATGCCTGGAGCTGCGATAAATTATCCGCCTTTGGCGGGATCTTGGCAATTAACCGAAAAATAGATTTAAATCTGGCTAAATTAATCGCCAGGAGCGGATTTTTAGAATGTATCGTCTGCCCCGGATTCGCGCAAGAGGCAGTAGAATTATTAACCGCTAAGAAAAATTTAAGGCTTTTGGAATTCTCCGGGTTACTTGATAAGATAGCGCAAGTTGATTTCAAGAGGGTAAGTGGCGGGCTTCTCGTTCAGGACGGCGACGGTAAACTTTTTAATCCGGAAGAGCTAAAAACAGTAACTTCTTTGAAACCTTCAAAATCGCAAATGCAGTCGCTTCTTTTTGCCTGGAAAGTGGCCAAGCATGTGAAATCAAACGCCATTGTTTTAGTTAAGGGCGCAAAAACCGTCGGTATTGGCGCGGGGCAAATGTCCCGGGTGGATTCGGTATTTATTTCTACCAAGAAATCCGGCAAGTTAGCCATTGGTTCAGTTATGGCCTCGGACGCATTTTTTCCCAAAGAAGATGCCATACAATTAGCTGCGAAATTTAAGATCAGGGCGATCATTCAGCCCGGAGGCTCTATTGCTGATGAGGCGATCATTAAGATGGCAGATAAGCATAAGATCGCCATGGTCTTTACCGGGACAAGGCACTTTAAACATTAA
- a CDS encoding PEGA domain-containing protein, with translation MLPEQKIRTALFYLSVFIFFSGLPFILAFSLGYKFDYRHFKFAKAGMIVLKTQPAGADVYLDGVLIEQKTTATLNELLPATYNIRLELQGHYPWSSQIKVEQGKASLFEKIILFAKRTDIEQLNKTSFSSFYVDKEQKNIYSLDYENRKLYVSGLQGEHHRLAALVPKMSQEPLKFIISFDRKKVIFLNSRQVAVSEIFTREEDVIADQGIVLDYPSDVIVDAFWYSDNYHFMLVCRKRIIICEPVEDFKPVELASLSGHNHSYFYDISSDVLYFSDYQKAVDGQMHQNLYKLDVAPKVTVLPRIIKIKANE, from the coding sequence ATGTTACCCGAGCAAAAGATAAGAACGGCATTATTCTACTTAAGCGTTTTTATTTTCTTTTCCGGTCTTCCCTTTATCCTTGCCTTTTCTTTAGGGTATAAATTTGACTATCGCCATTTCAAATTCGCCAAGGCAGGGATGATTGTTTTAAAAACACAACCCGCAGGCGCGGATGTTTACCTTGATGGCGTATTGATTGAGCAAAAAACTACCGCCACTTTAAATGAGCTTTTGCCCGCCACTTATAATATCAGGCTGGAATTGCAAGGGCATTATCCGTGGTCAAGCCAGATTAAAGTAGAGCAAGGTAAGGCGTCTTTATTCGAGAAAATAATCCTGTTTGCCAAAAGAACCGATATTGAACAGCTGAATAAAACCAGCTTTTCTTCTTTCTATGTTGATAAAGAGCAAAAAAATATTTATTCCCTTGATTATGAAAATAGGAAACTTTATGTTTCAGGTTTGCAGGGAGAACACCATCGCCTTGCGGCGCTTGTTCCGAAGATGTCCCAAGAACCGCTTAAATTCATAATTTCTTTTGATAGAAAAAAGGTCATTTTTTTAAATAGCCGCCAGGTAGCAGTTTCTGAGATATTCACTCGGGAAGAAGATGTAATTGCAGATCAGGGGATTGTTTTGGATTATCCCTCGGATGTAATAGTAGATGCATTTTGGTATTCGGATAATTACCACTTTATGCTTGTTTGCCGAAAAAGAATTATTATCTGCGAGCCGGTAGAAGATTTCAAGCCTGTGGAATTGGCCAGTCTCTCAGGTCATAACCATAGTTATTTTTATGATATATCAAGTGACGTGTTGTACTTTTCTGATTATCAAAAGGCTGTGGATGGCCAGATGCACCAGAATTTGTATAAATTGGATGTAGCTCCTAAAGTTACTGTTCTGCCTAGAATTATTAAAATAAAGGCCAATGAGTAG
- a CDS encoding glycosyltransferase family 2 protein translates to MSSLVYNRRFLEIIPGAVSWGIIIFLAGMSFMNPKACAVLIIIFDFYWIVRTVYLTTLLLIAHHKLHVQRNMDWLERCRNLSAQYRWQSLYHLVIFPVYKEDAEVLRFSLAAIRESQYPKEKIIVVLGFEQRNHFASFTAKILEEEFKGDFLILFSVFHPQDIPGETQTKGANATWAAKQAKDFLDQKHIKYEDVVLSCFDADTCVHNQYFACLSHYFLTVPFPHQASYQPVPVYNNNIWHAPSFARIVEISSSFTQMIESMRLEKFVTFSSHSMSFKALVDINYWPVDMISDDSVVYWKAFLFYKGQYRVVPLPTTVSMDVAYSKGLFRTIVTQYKQKRRWAWGVENFPFLVMGFKDNPGIPFLIRLRRTYNLLESHVTWAVWAVIITFISPLPVIVGGVLFQQMPLSQNLPQVTGLLLRFTLVTSLIWVILSRLTLPARPRDVSWMKNIVMFLEWAIVPFVILILGSTPALDAQTCLLSGRRMKFVTTPKIKRPNAGK, encoded by the coding sequence ATGAGTAGTTTAGTTTACAACAGAAGATTTCTGGAAATCATTCCGGGAGCTGTTTCCTGGGGAATAATTATTTTCTTGGCGGGGATGTCTTTTATGAATCCCAAAGCCTGCGCCGTATTGATAATTATTTTTGATTTTTACTGGATCGTGCGCACAGTTTACCTGACAACGCTTCTTTTAATCGCCCATCATAAACTACATGTTCAAAGAAATATGGATTGGCTTGAGCGGTGCCGGAATTTAAGCGCGCAATACCGCTGGCAAAGTTTGTACCACTTGGTTATTTTTCCTGTTTATAAGGAGGACGCGGAAGTATTGCGTTTTTCTTTAGCGGCGATCAGAGAAAGCCAGTACCCCAAGGAAAAAATAATTGTTGTCCTGGGGTTTGAACAGCGCAACCATTTTGCAAGCTTTACTGCGAAAATACTGGAAGAAGAGTTTAAGGGTGATTTCTTAATCCTGTTTTCTGTTTTTCATCCCCAGGATATCCCGGGGGAAACCCAAACTAAAGGTGCCAATGCGACCTGGGCGGCTAAGCAAGCCAAAGATTTCTTAGATCAAAAACACATAAAATATGAGGATGTAGTCTTATCGTGTTTTGACGCTGATACCTGTGTGCATAATCAATATTTTGCTTGTCTGTCGCATTATTTTTTAACTGTGCCTTTTCCTCATCAGGCAAGTTATCAGCCTGTGCCGGTGTACAACAACAATATATGGCATGCGCCCTCATTCGCAAGGATCGTGGAAATAAGCTCATCTTTTACCCAGATGATTGAAAGCATGCGCCTTGAGAAATTTGTTACCTTTTCAAGCCATAGCATGAGTTTTAAGGCCTTAGTGGATATAAATTATTGGCCGGTGGATATGATTTCCGATGATTCTGTGGTTTATTGGAAAGCATTTTTATTTTATAAAGGGCAATACAGAGTTGTGCCGCTTCCCACAACCGTTTCCATGGACGTGGCATACAGTAAAGGGCTCTTCCGGACGATTGTTACCCAGTATAAACAAAAACGCAGATGGGCCTGGGGGGTTGAGAATTTTCCATTTTTAGTTATGGGGTTTAAAGATAACCCGGGTATTCCTTTTTTAATCCGTCTGCGGCGCACCTATAATCTTTTAGAAAGCCACGTAACCTGGGCGGTTTGGGCGGTTATTATTACTTTTATCAGCCCTCTGCCGGTTATTGTGGGAGGGGTATTATTTCAGCAGATGCCTTTAAGCCAGAATCTACCGCAAGTCACCGGGCTTCTTTTACGTTTTACCCTTGTAACTAGTTTAATCTGGGTTATTTTAAGCCGCCTGACTTTGCCCGCGCGGCCGCGGGATGTCAGCTGGATGAAAAACATTGTTATGTTTCTGGAGTGGGCGATTGTGCCGTTTGTAATTCTCATATTGGGCTCTACTCCGGCTTTGGATGCTCAAACCTGCCTTTTATCCGGCAGGCGAATGAAATTTGTTACTACCCCGAAAATAAAGAGGCCAAATGCCGGCAAATAA